The Streptomyces griseiscabiei genomic sequence GCTCTCCGGTCCTACGACACCGCGCTGGCACTCGACGGTGAGCAGGACGGTCGTGGCGGGATCGAGCAGCCCGCTCAACTCCCGTCGCCGCTTCGGCTCACTCGCGTTGGACGGCATGGCGGTCCCCTTGTCGCCGACGATCGGGCCGGCGAGCGTAACGCCCCTTGCACATGGACGGAAGACAGCCGATGCTCTTCTGACGCCACGTCAGCGGAGGGGATCGGCATGACCGTCACGCAGCGCCGGGGCCGGAGAATCATGATGGACCCCGCCGAACTGGACGAGTTCCTGGGCGCACAGCGCACATGCAGGGTCGCGACGGTGTCGCCGGACGGAGCCCCGCACATCAGCCCGCTCTGGTTCGTCTGGGACGGCACCTCCCTCTGGCTCTACTCGATCACCCGCAGCAGACGCTGGTCCGCGCTGCGCCGCGATCCGCGTGTCGCCGTGGTGGTCGACGCGGGCGAGGAGTACGGCGAGCTGCGGGGCGTCGAGCTGTCCGGCACCGCGGAGTTCGTCGGCGAGGCTCCGCGCACGGGCGAGCCGGTGCCCGAACTCGTCGAGGTGGAGCGGCTGTTCGCCCGCAAGAACTTCGGCATCGACGAGATGCCCCACGACGGCAGACACGCCTGGCTCCGCCTCACCCCGGACGCGATCGCCTCCTGGGACTTCCGCAAGCTGGGCTAGGGCCTGTCCCGGCGGCCCCCGCCACGAGGGCTCAACCCGCCTCGCACGCGTCGCCCGCCACCCGCAGCGCCTCGACCGCCGCCCGGATCGACGGCCGCCGGTCGGCGTCCGCGCGCCACACCGCGTAGACGCTGCGGTGGACCCGATGGCGCACCGGCACGGTCCGTACCCCGGCCGGCATCGGGTCGCGGCCGAGCCGGGGTGCGATGCACACGCCCAACCCGGCGGCGACGAGCGCGAGTTGGGTGTGGTGCTCACCCGCGCGGTGGGCGATCCGGGGCTCGATGCCGTGGGCGCGCAGGGTGTAGAGCAGCCATTCGTGGCAGAACTCGCCCTCGGGCCAGGCGACCCACGGCTCCTCCGCCAGCTCCCGCAGATCGATGTCGTCCCGCCCGGCGAGCGGGTGGTCCCCGGGCAGCGCCACCTCCACCG encodes the following:
- a CDS encoding pyridoxamine 5'-phosphate oxidase family protein, which encodes MTVTQRRGRRIMMDPAELDEFLGAQRTCRVATVSPDGAPHISPLWFVWDGTSLWLYSITRSRRWSALRRDPRVAVVVDAGEEYGELRGVELSGTAEFVGEAPRTGEPVPELVEVERLFARKNFGIDEMPHDGRHAWLRLTPDAIASWDFRKLG